The Trypanosoma brucei gambiense DAL972 chromosome 10, complete sequence genome has a segment encoding these proteins:
- a CDS encoding cation transporter, putative yields the protein MRRRLHNVVTSITSRVGKPHDDGRGARHLSHGHSHSHGHGHSHTLEDTVQGKQLRLCQIATAVGGATNIFFSTTKIWFGLSGGSVALVADGFHALVDLLADVVSYMALTVSTKRLPRCRFPFGIGRTETAGAVIVASMLLFGAVTLLFTSMQECTRELLKLINPNGESSAASTGAHSHNEHIPNHHQHHGNAMGGHPHEHAHHSHSHYQVAQTDEMGRVTIMWTMVALAAASVVCKEALFRWTKRVGERAGSRVVVANAYHHRADAWSGAIALVGVAGQCIGMPGIDGLAGLFVSASICQIGYALMRDSVLEFFDFQRAEEVAAVRRVLQDYNKLHLVNVFLIRHGHSYALHVTLLTEMDTAAMVLARTSNELTKLAQRSVRVADTFTTIAPCDRGSEESLSNILRLVEEFHGLQSIPFDWGTRRISLPQTIDEECMRDVKSIAAFFELEIDIVAGENDFKRTAHPSVGCC from the coding sequence ATGCGGCGACGGCTCCATAACGTAGTCACAAGCATAACTTCCCGGGTTGGTAAGCCCCATGATGACGGTAGGGGTGCTCGTCATCTGAGCCACGGCCACAGCCATAGTCATGGTCATGGTCATTCTCACACACTGGAAGACACCGTGCAGGGGAAGCAATTACGGTTGTGTCAAATTGCCACAGCAGTTGGTGGAGCAACGAAtatcttcttttccacaACGAAAATTTGGTTTGGCCTTAGCGGTGGGTCTGTGGCACTTGTCGCAGATGGTTTCCATGCCCTGGTGGACCTTCTAGCGGATGTTGTCTCTTACATGGCGCTTACGGTCTCCACTAAACGATTACCGCGTTGTCGATTTCCATTCGGCATTGGTCGCACCGAAACCGCAGGTGCAGTTATCGTCGCTAGCATGCTGCTCTTCGGCGCTGTGACGCTTCTTTTCACTTCAATGCAAGAGTGTACTCGAGAGCTTCTGAAATTGATAAACCCCAATGGCGAGTCTTCGGCCGCCTCTACGGGAGCGCACAGTCACAACGAGCATATCCCCAACCACCATCAGCACCACGGGAACGCCATGGGTGGCCACCCCCACGAGCATGCACACCACAGTCACTCACATTACCAGGTAGCGCAGACGGATGAAATGGGGCGTGTGACGATAATGTGGACGATGGTGGCATTAGCTGCTGCTTCTGTCGTTTGCAAAGAGGCTCTCTTCCGCTGGACAAAACGTGTGGGAGAGCGAGCAGGGTCACGAGTTGTTGTGGCAAACGCATACCACCACCGAGCCGATGCATGGTCCGGCGCCATTGCCCTGGTGGGTGTAGCCGGGCAATGCATTGGAATGCCGGGGATCGACGGTCTGGCAGGACTCTTTGTTTCCGCCAGCATTTGCCAAATCGGTTACGCTTTAATGCGCGACAGTGTGTTGGAGTTCTTCGACTTCCAGCGTGCAGAGGAGGTGGCAGCAGTGCGCCGGGTGCTACAAGATTACAACAAGTTGCATCTTGTCAATGTTTTTCTTATTCGGCACGGGCACTCATACGCCCTTCACGTCACACTGCTCACGGAAATGGACACCGCCGCGATGGTACTCGCCAGAACCTCCAATGAGCTGACAAAACTTGCGCAAAGGAGTGTTCGAGTGGCCGACACCTTCACAACTATAGCCCCATGCGACCGCGGAAGTGAAGAATCTCTGAGCAACATACTGAGGCTTGTCGAAGAGTTTCACGGGTTGCAGTCCATTCCATTTGACTGGGGAACAAGGCGGATTTCCCTGCCACAGACAATAGATGAGGAGTGCATGAGAGATGTGAAATCTATTGCCGCTTTCTTCGAACTGGAAATAGACATCGTTGCGGGGGAAAACGATTTCAAAAGGACTGCTCATCCTTCAGTGGGTTGTTGTTGA
- a CDS encoding TFIID-like protein, putative, whose protein sequence is MDNDFTGNFDMDENDFFIDEDEGDMDFLQRAAGASGVYVDAAPKVVMENNEQMKGECSDRVAEVNIQELFPNADPATVPLVVGIIAQAKLGVGVDLRALSCATRNVEFTPRVRCPAATLRLHEPNAVVQVRTSGLLGIIGSTSVGEARQATELAARIIRKALNLNFSSVQFRVRSLMARFDLCHPIRLDELAKHEGVFCSYEPDRFSGCIVRLSGSSRGNQWQVCCTVFVTGKVIVLGARSREELLDAFYTVLPIIAQYAKR, encoded by the coding sequence aTGGACAATGACTTCACTGGAAACTTTGACATGGACGAGAATGACTTCTTCATAGATGAAGATGAGGGTGATATGGACTTCCTGCAGCGTGCAGCCGGCGCGTCAGGCGTATACGTAGACGCTGCGCCGAAGGTGGTGATGGAGAATAATGAACAAATGAAAGGGGAATGTAGTGATCGAGTAGCGGAGGTAAACATACAGGAGCTATTTCCGAATGCGGATCCAGCCACTGTGCCACTAGTTGTAGGTATCATCGCCCAAGCGAAACTCGGTGTGGGCGTGGACCTACGGGCCTTGAGTTGTGCGACGAGAAATGTCGAGTTCACCCCGCGTGTCCGCTGCCCTGCAGCCACACTTCGACTTCACGAACCGAACGCTGTCGTTCAGGTCCGCACCTCTGGTCTTCTTGGCATCATCGGGTCCACCAGTGTTGGTGAGGCAAGGCAAGCAACGGAGCTTGCCGCCCGTATCATCCGCAAGGCGCTCAATCTCAACTTCTCCAGCGTCCAGTTTCGTGTCCGTTCCCTGATGGCACGCTTTGACCTCTGCCATCCTATACGACTAGACGAGCTGGCCAAGCATGAAGGAGTGTTCTGCAGCTATGAGCCAGACAGGTTTAGTGGGTGTATCGTGCGGCTTTCTGGAAGCTCGCGGGGTAATCAGTGGCAGGTTTGTTGCACTGTGTTTGTGACAGGAAAGGTGATTGTGCTTGGAGCGCGGAGCAGAGAGGAGTTGTTAGATGCCTTTTACACTGTTTTGCCTATCATTGCACAGTACGCAAAGAGATAA
- a CDS encoding class 3 lipase, putative, with amino-acid sequence MCTCTCCNKAIQYCCCRTCSRCSKPLNRLPRGRHCKRCWRSVCSACTTRCRYVNMLGPPEVVCDGCAVPHSIAFLNERKRGTPLWGLYVLWGATDAPAVCVTPSCGTYAYTTLCRACGLPTVSSRAHVTRSVHDTRKPSPQVTDELRFLDVREYHDREAVVNGYSSADVEETFRSCFPRGEDVAAFPHIGSACEVRNLLMSLVAAGLAYEYNRAPSLTLSLSDFPFACLLKLVRYNRHYTVLEAPGKVKFISFPGTHNPETVAVSLRLSHVKRQRWFFHKEGEAGASACASSTDVIGDCNSRPGLHQQVGGLPLHYRVHAGFIREAENLVPQMEEFVGEAIHRGYRLVFSGHSLGGAVATLVALQLLQTHPDLARDRVRCFTFGAPLVGDRQLTELVQRFGLTPNFHHIVHQLDIVPRLLCTYEWLRGCVDELAGRATLLFSSVKSWVGRFSSGEVDEGGHSEEADTIESRIRNGEGAANAESRVEVEDGDEPHSSASGPRYACFGNYHFLSDDGTKFFSTDNPEAAYQTLRGSGNEKAAVRSHRVFAYNRAIFLRVYTNGRST; translated from the coding sequence ATGTGTACGTGCACCTGCTGTAACAAAGCAATACAATACTGCTGTTGCCGCACCTGTTCCCGCTGCTCAAAACCCCTCAACCGGCTACCACGAGGCCGTCATTGTAAAAGGTGTTGGCGTAGCGTGTGCTCAGCTTGCACGACTCGGTGCCGGTACGTCAATATGCTGGGGCCGCCTGAGGTAGTGTGTGATGGCTGCGCTGTCCCGCACAGCATTGCATTCCTCaacgagagaaagagaggcaCCCCGTTGTGGGGGCTCTATGTCCTCTGGGGCGCAACGGATGCACCGGCGGTATGCGTTACGCCGTCATGTGGCACCTACGCTTATACGACCTTGTGCCGTGCCTGCGGCCTACCCACCGTTTCCTCCAGGGCCCATGTAACCCGTAGCGTCCACGACACTCGGAAACCTTCTCCCCAAGTGACGGACGAATTAAGGTTCCTCGATGTGAGAGAATACCATGATCGTGAGGCTGTCGTCAATGGGTACAGTAGCGCTGATGTAGAAGAGACCTTTCGCTCATGCTTTCCCCGTGGGGAAGACGTTGCCGCTTTCCCCCATATTGGTAGCGCTTGTGAGGTACGGAACTTGCTGATGTCGCTGGTGGCTGCCGGCTTGGCTTACGAATACAACCGCGCGCCGAGTTTgacactctctctctccgaTTTTCCGTTTGCCTGTTTGCTGAAGTTGGTCCGCTATAACCGCCACTACACCGTTCTAGAGGCACCCGGGAAAGTTAAGTTCATCTCATTCCCGGGGACACATAATCCCGAAACAGTGGCCGTGAGTTTGCGTCTTTCTCACGTTAAGAGGCAACGGTGGTTTTTCCACAAGGAAGGCGAGGCAGGAGCCAGCGCCTGCGCATCCTCCACTGACGTAATTGGTGACTGTAATTCCCGACCAGGTCTACACCAACAAGTTGGCGGGTTACCCCTCCACTACCGCGTCCACGCCGGCTTCATTCGCGAGGCAGAAAACCTGGTCCCACAGATGGAAGAATTTGTTGGGGAGGCCATTCACCGCGGATACAGACTTGTGTTTTCGGGGCACTCCCTAGGCGGCGCAGTCGCCACGCTGGTGGCATTACAATTGCTGCAAACCCATCCCGATCTCGCAAGGGACAGAGTCAGGTGCTTCACGTTTGGAGCCCCACTAGTTGGCGACCGTCAACTGACTGAGTTGGTGCAAAGGTTTGGCCTGACGCCTAATTTTCACCACATTGTACATCAATTAGATATTGTTCCCCGACTATTATGCACGTATGAATGGTTGCGCGGCTGTGTGGACGAGTTGGCGGGAAGGGCCACCTTGCTTTTTAGCTCAGTGAAAAGTTGGGTGGGACGGTTCTCTAGCGGTGAGGTCGATGAAGGCGGACATAGCGAAGAGGCGGACACGATCGAGAGCCGAATCAGGAATGGTGAAGGCGCAGCGAATGCGGAGAGCCGAGTTGAAGTAGAAGACGGTGATGAGCCGCATAGTTCAGCGAGTGGACCAAGGTATGCATGTTTTGGGAATTACCACTTCCTCAGCGACGACGGTACTAAGTTTTTCTCGACAGATAATCCCGAAGCGGCCTATCAAACGCTCAGAGGCAGTGGCAATGAAAAAGCGGCAGTGAGGAGTCACCGTGTCTTCGCGTACAACAGGGCCATCTTCCTTCGTGTGTACACCAACGGACGATCCACCTAG
- a CDS encoding ESAG4 (fragment): PARLIGGASVAFDSNTPQLIRKGGAVTTIREDGEGVGKYLPISGTVFVIGLSVPDVKEIARKLEERNDLRVIVLFAEFSFLYDLFATALNNTAGAARLVFATSLPHWGDTETSSKTAQLFHDVEKDSRLWTPLSLLAFATGRLMRVILLHVEEMSPDTLVNFFYADSSIISDDMRYGVFDDTKCDTAEKLPKDDCASNYGATQVSVWSMARALNASIPPLANPMTPSMSLRDPSEGKLSGASLVGVIIGATFALFLMVALGVVPYFVLRSTRDNNSAPKEPTDPVTIVFTDIE; this comes from the coding sequence CCCGCTCGATTAATCGGGGGGGCGTCGGTCGCATTTGACAGCAACACACCTCAGCTCATACGGAAGGGGGGAGCAGTGACTACCATACGTGAAGATGGGGAAGGTGTTGGTAAATACCTTCCGATAAGTGGGACCGTGTTTGTCATTGGCCTTTCCGTTCCAGATGTGAAGGAAATAGCGAGGAAACTTGAGGAACGTAACGATTTGCGTGTGATTGTTCTCTTCGCGGAGTTTTCATTCCTGTATGATCTGTTTGCCACGGCCCTCAACAACACCGCAGGCGCCGCACGTCTTGTGTTTGCCACCAGCTTGCCACATTGGGGTGATACTGAAACCTCATCGAAGACTGCTCAACTGTTCCATGATGTTGAAAAAGACTCACGATTATGGACACCCCTATCACTTCTGGCATTCGCAACCGGTCGATTGATGCGGGTAATACTTCTTCATGTAGAAGAAATGAGTCCAGACACGTTGGTAAATTTTTTCTATGCCGATTCTTCCATCATCTCTGATGACATGCGCTACGGTGTATTCGACGACACAAAATGCGACACCGCAGAGAAACTTCCGAAGGATGATTGTGCCTCAAACTATGGTGCAACGCAGGTATCCGTGTGGTCTATGGCCCGTGCCCTGAACGCCTCCATTCCTCCACTTGCAAATCCCATGACACCGTCAATGAGCTTAAGAGACCCTAGCGAAGGAAAACTCTCCGGGGCGTCGCTGGTGGGCGTCATCATCGGTGCTacctttgctttgtttcttaTGGTGGCTCTGGGCGTGGTTCCATACTTTGTCCTGCGCAGCACCCGTGATAACAACAGCGCGCCAAAGGAGCCCACAGACCCCGTGACAATTGTTTTCACAGATATTGAA